One segment of Salvia splendens isolate huo1 chromosome 20, SspV2, whole genome shotgun sequence DNA contains the following:
- the LOC121781444 gene encoding uncharacterized protein LOC121781444, translating to MMQKYCSNGSPLAPTPMSRGSPTWKRLTKAWGHAHPHIRWLVGTGRICFWDDIWLGDIPLRETCIDERGNPMTTVSEFFTNGTWDVPKLQLPHDQAGLPQPIIDRIRNTPIITEDPDVPRWTLSRRGNFTLAVTREVSRSQGPIIQGLEDIWKAGLTTSMAIFNWRLLSNRIPVDSKLQWRKIEIASKCNCCPHRPSTESLQHLFIQGVGVRRVWKEFDGWFEGPSSPLGINDTIPTRIEVWARRTQQPGRKHLSRALPYIIFWFLWAERNRSRHHELQFRANNVVWQTITFIRNNMENGRLKPKHWRGVRLGVTIPSRAECLRPLPLAMMIKWEPPDQPWIKLNTDGSYFERSGKAGGGGIIQNHSGTLILAYALTLEAQSPLEAELLAIQHGLKMAEALAKPIWLESDAEQAINLIKGAQWGPAHTRHAMAHIALLKRRLTLRTTFIHREGNKAADLLAKMGTDMICSQTWSEQDVPWALTDIVRLEQKGTPNICVREDGET from the coding sequence ATGATGCAGAAATATTGCTCCAATGGCTCACCACTTGCCCCGACACCCATGAGTAGAGGGAGCCCAACTTGGAAGAGATTGACCAAGGCATGGGGTCATGCCCACCCGCACATTCGATGGCTTGTGGGAACAGGAAGAATTTGTTTTTGGGATGACATATGGCTCGGTGATATCCCCCTTAGGGAGACTTGCATTGATGAGAGGGGCAATCCCATGACAACCGTTTCGGAGTTCTTCACTAACGGCACATGGGATGTTCCTAAACTTCAATTGCCTCATGATCAAGCTGGTCTTCCGCAACCAATCATTGATCGGATCCGCAACACCCCAATAATAACCGAAGATCCGGACGTCCCGAGATGGACCTTGTCCCGGCGAGGGAACTTCACCTTAGCCGTAACGCGGGAGGTGTCCCGGTCCCAAGGACCAATTATCCAGGGACTCGAAGACATATGGAAGGCTGGTCTCACAACTTCCATGGCAATCTTTAATTGGAGGCTCTTATCTAACCGGATCCCAGTTGATTCGAAACTTCAATGGCGTAAGATCGAGATCGCATCCAAATGCAACTGCTGCCCCCACCGGCCGAGCAcagagtccctccaacacctttTCATCCAAGGCGTAGGGGTGAGAAGAGTATGGAAAGAATTTGATGGATGGTTCGAGGGCCCCTCTTCACCACTTGGGATAAATGACACCATACCCACACGAATTGAAGTATGGGCGAGAAGAACGCAGCAACCAGGTaggaaacatcttagccgagccttGCCTTACATCATCTTTTGGTTCCTCTGGGCAGAACGAAATAGAAGCCGCCATCATGAACTCCAGTTCAGGGCGAATAACGTTGTGTGGCAGACCATTACCTTTATCCGTAACAACATGGAGAATGGAAGACTCAAGCCAAAACATTGGAGGGGAGTTCGGCTTGGAGTCACCATCCCTAGCCGTGCCGAATGCCTAAGACCACTTCCGCTTGCAATGATGATCAAATGGGAGCCTCCGGATCAGCCTTGGATCAAACTAAACACAGATGGATCATACTTCGAGAGGTCTGGTAAGGCCGGGGGAGGGGGCATTATTCAGAATCATTCGGGCACGTTGATTTTGGCTTATGCCTTAACCCTCGAAGCACAATCACCCCTCGAGGCCGAGCTGCTTGCTATACAGCATGGATTAAAGATGGCCGAGGCCCTTGCGAAACCAATTTGGCTCGAGTCGGATGCCGAGCAAGCCATTAACCTTATCAAAGGGGCACAATGGGGCCCTGCCCATACTCGCCACGCCATGGCGCACATTGCCTTGCTAAAGCGCAGGCTCACCCTCCGAACAACTTTCATCCATCGGGAAGGCAACAAGGCGGCCGACTTACTCGCGAAGATGGGTACGGACATGATCTGCAGCCAAACCTGGTCCGAACAAGATGTGCCGTGGGCCCTTACAGATATCGTCCGGTTGGAGCAGAAGGGGACCCCGAATATCTGCGTTCGTGAAGATGGAGAGACTTAA